A region of Staphylococcus sp. IVB6181 DNA encodes the following proteins:
- the obgE gene encoding GTPase ObgE: MFVDQVKILLKAGDGGNGITAYRREKYVPFGGPAGGDGGRGASVIFEVDEGLRTLLDFRYQRQFKAKRGEGGQGSNMHGRNAEDLVLKVPPGTIIKEVETGEVLADLVENGQRAVIAKGGRGGRGNSRFATPRNPAPDFSENGEPGEEIEVTLELKLLADVGLVGFPSVGKSTLLSTVSKAKPKIGAYHFTTIKPNLGVVSTPDGRSFVLADLPGLIEGASEGVGLGHQFLRHVERTKVIVHVIDMSGSEGRDPLEDYETINNELKSYGQRLEDRPQIVVANKMDLPDSEDNLELFKASVGKDIEIIPVSAYTRDNIDQLLYAVADKLEEYKDVDFSKEDDEALGVNRVLYKHTPSQDTFTITRDDDAAYVVSGKAIERMFKMTDFNSDPAVRRFARQMRSMGIDDALRERGAKNGDIVRILGGEFEFVE, encoded by the coding sequence ATGTTTGTCGATCAAGTGAAAATACTATTAAAAGCTGGTGACGGCGGTAACGGCATTACAGCATACAGAAGAGAGAAATATGTTCCATTCGGAGGACCAGCAGGCGGAGATGGCGGTCGCGGTGCATCAGTGATATTCGAAGTAGATGAAGGATTAAGAACATTGCTTGACTTCAGATACCAACGCCAATTTAAAGCGAAACGCGGCGAAGGCGGTCAAGGCAGCAACATGCACGGCAGAAATGCGGAGGATTTAGTACTTAAAGTACCGCCAGGCACTATTATCAAAGAAGTTGAAACAGGTGAAGTCCTTGCAGATTTAGTTGAAAACGGCCAACGTGCAGTCATTGCCAAAGGCGGTCGCGGCGGACGAGGCAACTCTCGTTTTGCGACACCAAGAAACCCTGCGCCTGATTTCAGTGAAAATGGCGAACCGGGCGAAGAAATTGAAGTTACATTAGAATTGAAATTATTAGCGGATGTAGGACTTGTCGGTTTCCCAAGTGTCGGTAAATCTACATTGCTTTCTACAGTGTCAAAAGCTAAACCAAAAATCGGTGCTTATCACTTTACTACTATCAAACCTAATTTGGGTGTGGTTTCAACACCGGATGGCAGAAGCTTTGTTTTGGCAGACTTACCAGGATTAATCGAAGGGGCTTCTGAAGGTGTCGGTTTAGGCCATCAATTCTTGCGACATGTCGAAAGAACAAAAGTTATTGTACATGTTATCGATATGAGCGGTTCTGAAGGCAGAGACCCGTTAGAAGACTATGAAACGATTAATAACGAATTGAAATCTTACGGTCAGCGATTGGAAGATCGTCCGCAGATTGTTGTTGCGAACAAAATGGATTTGCCAGATTCAGAAGATAACTTAGAATTATTCAAAGCATCTGTCGGTAAAGATATTGAAATTATTCCAGTTTCAGCATACACACGCGACAATATCGATCAGTTGCTCTATGCGGTAGCTGATAAATTAGAAGAGTACAAAGATGTAGACTTCTCTAAAGAAGATGATGAAGCATTAGGTGTAAACCGTGTACTTTATAAACATACACCATCACAAGATACATTTACGATCACACGTGATGATGATGCAGCTTATGTTGTCAGCGGCAAGGCAATTGAAAGAATGTTCAAGATGACTGACTTTAACAGTGATCCTGCAGTCAGACGCTTTGCACGTCAAATGCGTTCGATGGGTATTGATGATGCATTACGAGAACGCGGAGCGAAAAATGGAGATATCGTCAGAATTTTAGGCGGAGAATTTGAATTCGTTGAATAG
- a CDS encoding ACT domain-containing protein, with the protein MNDKQVKKFYLIREDVLPESVIKTLQIKDALKDNPHLSIYEAVKKFGLSRSAFYKYKDTIFPIDEKMEESKEFTIILYVYDKVGMLAQVLNTISQIQMSILTIHQSIPMEDKATITLSLNSAGSQASMEDVIYALRNIENVYKVEIISMSM; encoded by the coding sequence GTGAACGATAAACAAGTTAAGAAGTTCTATCTGATACGAGAAGATGTACTGCCTGAATCTGTAATCAAAACATTACAGATTAAAGACGCATTAAAGGACAATCCGCACTTATCTATCTATGAAGCAGTGAAAAAGTTCGGTTTATCCCGCAGTGCGTTTTATAAGTACAAAGATACTATTTTCCCCATTGATGAAAAGATGGAGGAAAGCAAAGAGTTTACGATTATTCTTTATGTGTATGACAAGGTAGGTATGCTTGCGCAAGTTCTCAATACGATATCTCAAATCCAAATGTCGATATTAACGATTCATCAAAGTATTCCTATGGAAGATAAAGCAACCATTACACTTTCTTTGAATTCAGCTGGCAGTCAAGCCTCAATGGAAGATGTGATTTATGCGTTGAGAAATATAGAAAATGTATATAAAGTAGAAATTATAAGTATGTCCATGTAA
- the ruvA gene encoding Holliday junction branch migration protein RuvA produces MYAYIKGQLTQLFPTHVVVETNGVGYEIQTPNSYRFQSSYQKEVVIYTSLVVREDAQLLYGFVSEEEKEMFLSLNKVTGIGPKSALAILAASTPNEVKIGIENENEAYLTKFPGIGKKTARQIILDLKGKVKITEESASTLLTQLDSTVSGNDPVVEEALLALDALGYSKRELNKVEKKLNAEHFESVDDAVKAGLKLLIS; encoded by the coding sequence ATGTATGCATATATAAAAGGGCAATTGACGCAGCTTTTTCCAACACATGTTGTGGTTGAAACGAATGGTGTCGGTTATGAGATTCAAACACCGAACTCTTATCGTTTTCAATCGTCTTATCAAAAGGAAGTTGTTATTTATACTTCCTTAGTAGTAAGAGAAGATGCGCAATTACTTTACGGATTTGTTTCTGAAGAAGAAAAAGAAATGTTTTTAAGTCTGAATAAAGTAACGGGTATCGGTCCTAAATCAGCTTTAGCAATTTTAGCTGCCAGTACCCCGAACGAAGTTAAAATCGGAATTGAAAATGAAAACGAAGCGTATTTAACGAAGTTTCCGGGCATCGGTAAAAAGACAGCCAGACAAATTATTTTAGATTTGAAAGGCAAAGTTAAAATTACCGAAGAAAGTGCAAGTACTTTATTAACGCAGCTGGACAGTACAGTGTCAGGCAATGACCCTGTTGTCGAAGAAGCATTGCTTGCTTTAGATGCCTTAGGCTATTCTAAGCGTGAATTGAATAAAGTTGAAAAGAAACTCAATGCAGAACATTTCGAGTCTGTAGACGATGCAGTCAAAGCAGGTTTGAAACTGCTTATTTCATAA